The window AAGACGTCTTGGTGAGCTCCAGATTCCTTGAATAACGTGGCAACTTCGACAGAAAGACTCTGGGCAATGCGAAACAGAGCGGGAAGTGACGGATAGATGAGATTCTTTTCCACTTGTGAGATTGTACTCGGGGTCACCCCCGTAAGCCCTGCTAACGCCTTTTGGGAAATACCACGCATAAGTCGAGTGGATTTTATTTTTGCTCCAAGGTCAAATCTGGGCTTAAGCTGCCTCTGGCTTTCGAAAACTATATTGGACCCTTCGCAGAGATATTGATGATGCTCATTGAGGAATTTAGAGTTCCGTTTTTCTGCTTTGAGAATCTTGAGCGTCGATTTTCCTCGGCGCACCGAAAGATCAATTGCAACCTGTGCTATCTTGTTGATGTTTGCTTTCAACCTGTTGGAGTGCGCTCCTTTCTCGATCAGCCAGTAAGCGATAGTATCCAGCTCGTAGAGTCGCGGACAAGTTTTGGCATAAAAAGCAATAACGTGATCTTCCCCACCCCAAAGCGACTGCATGCCGGTGAGACTATCGAGGATAAAATGCACTTCACCAGATAAAGTACTGTGCAGACCGTATATGGCCTCGCCGACCTGGTCCGGGCTCGTCGGGTCATTCACTTTTATGACTTTATAGGGCCAGAGGGCTCCATTTTTTTCATAGAACTTATTGAAGATTTCTGAGCGATCCCCTTTGCCGTTAGTAAAACAATCGAGAATCGTCAGGTTCTGGCTTTCCGCCTGCGAGCCGAGAAAAGATACTACATTTTTAGGCGAACGATCAAACGCCACATAGATTAGTGGCCTCTTCCTGTTCAGTGTCTCTTTGATAAAACACTGGCAGAATGCAGATGAGAAGCTACTGACATCTTCATACCAGAGAACATTATCACCAATAAACAAGTCCCCCATGAGCCGGTCTAGCTCAGGTATACCCGATGAAACACGCTTCTTTTTAGAACTGGTTAAGGATGTTTTGCTCAAGGTATTATTAATGTCAATGAAAAACAGTGAGTAAAAAGTCTAAAGCAGCAACATTAAACTAAAAGTACAGTTATAAGATCGAGTTAAGCCTAGCAAATTGGTTGAAGTTATTCAATGTCTTTCCCGCACCTGCCCAGCTCACATGCCAGTTTTGATAGTGTTTGTGCTAATAATAAAAGGAAAAATAGAATATGGTACACGGAGTTCCTGAAACGTGATCTTTCCACAATAACGTGGAACCATGGTCAAGCCGTTTTTTCCCTATCCCACCACTCCTGCTCAAAGAGAGTTGGTGCTTTGTAGCCATTCGTAGAGTGCTTCCTCTGACGATTAAAATAGACCTCTATGTAGAGCCTCCTCAGAAAGAATCAACAGTGGTCTGACCCCGATACTTTCTCAAGTCGCTCATCTGTTGTAGGGTATACTGTATGGGCTGCATGAGTTAGACGCCAGACCAGCAGCACGCTGATTTCCTGGTGTGACGGGCACCGCGCCTTTCCATGGAACCAACACTTTACCATGGCGACCTTGCTAAACAGCAAGAGCCTTGCTTCATGATCCTCATCGCTGGTCATAGAATATTTTGTGCTTATATCACAAAATATTGCCTACAAAATTCCCGAGAAGCCCAACAATCACTTGCAGTATTTGTTGGAAGCCGTCATACTTTTTGAAGAAATCTAAATTGCAAACGGTATTGACTGCAGAAAATAGGTGTTTGACCATGTTGAGAAAAATCTATTCAAAGCTCATTTCAAACAGGATTGGCCAAGTTCTGATGAGAAATAACACACCTCTCCCCTGAATTATTAAAAATATAAAAAAAGAAAATTTAAAAATTTAATTTTCGTGAAAGCGATGAGGTAGCTAAAATAGTGGACGGTGAGTCTGGCGGTCTGATTAAGTTTAATCTGGGATAAGTATAATTATACTTATTGCTCAAAATAAACATATATACTGGATGAATCTTCTGTAGGCTGAGGGGTAAAATTAAAAAGCTGTTGCAAGAAAAAAAATCAGATGATTTTGTATTAATGTCTCAACTGCAACCTTATGGGTAGTGAATGCGTAGATGAGTCCTTGGGTTAAGCATAATTGTACTTATTTGGTCTATTGCTGACTTTCATGCATTGTATTGACGTGATTGATAATAACTAAGCAGAGAGGTCTAGGAAACTGTGAATAGCGCTAGTCAAATAAGCACTGTGTTGGATAAAGAAAAAGGTTCTGATGTTTATGGTTCAGTTTTTCTACAGGTTGAGGGGTATGTTAGTGATATGAAAAAATCTGTGAAGGGAATAGAATGTATTGATTCTGCTTGTTGTGTAAATGGTTTTATGGGTGAAGAAATATTTTCATTGTTGACGAGCAGGAAGTTCAGTTATATGACCCGGAGACATTCAGATTTATACAAAGATAAAACAATTCCATTAATTACACAGTATACTGATCAAGAAGAGCCTATTAAGTTTTATTATGATTTTGGACCAGGGTACCATGCAAGCATTGATCCCCAAAACCATGAATTAAGTTTCGAGGTAGGATTGTCCGAAATCTTTGCAATTAGACAAATGTTAATGTTTTGTGAGAAGATTAAGCACGTATATAAGGCTGGAGCGAAATTTTTTATTATAATTGACAACTTATGTGCATACATTACAAATGATATCCCTCTGCAGTTGACGAATAATTATGTTATGCAGTTACGTGCTTTGATTGATGAGGTGAAAGCAAATGATTCGATTTCAGTATTAGTGGAATCCGAGCTTTTTTCATTAGGAGAGTATCTTTCTCTGTATCAAAAACAAAAAAATCGTTTGGTTAGCAAACAATTGTCTCAACTTGAGGTTGATAATGTTACCCGGTTTTTAGGCAGAGAATGTTGTATCAACGAAGCTACAAAAAGAGTGGCCCGTTACAAGAGGGCCGGGACCGTGACCGAACTTTTACTTTCGAAATTGGTAGATGGAGTTCGTCTCACACAAAGAGCAACAAGTGAGACATTGGCATTTCGTTCTTTCCCGGGGGGGGATCAGCGAATTCAGGTTGGTAGGATGGCTCTAACCATGAATCATAAAAGACGCATTGTTCCTCTTCTTGTTACATCAAGAAATTATAATAACTACAGATTGTCTGAATTGGTCCTTGACGGTATTCCTTCGCAAACAGTGATAACTGTTTTGTATGCTGCCCCTCTTTAGAGGTTGAACTGGATGTTTTTCTTATCATTGAAATAGTCATACAATCCCATGGCTAAAAATTTTCTTGTTTCATTGAGTTGATCACTTTCTCGGTAACCCGATGTGGCACCTATCGTCTTGTTGATATCCAAGAGTACCGGGTTCTCATCGTGCATCACATAGTCAATTTTCCCATAATCAAGGTTGTAGAACTCGCGCCACTTATGAATTATTGGGTGGGGTTCAACTTCCATGGTGTTGATACTGTTGTGGGCCTTTATGATCGCCTTATCAGATGACATCTTGGTACACTTAAATCTCTGACCTAAAACTTGAACGATGTGTAGATGGTATAAGTTATTATCATACTCAGGTAGAAACTTTTCTATCACAACGTCATTGTATGAAAACCATCTTTTAGGTATTTGTTTGAGAGAATCGTATACTGTATAATTTTTTGCTTGATCTACCGGAAACCATAGTTTTTCAAAACGTCTGACAACTTTCCGTAACTGACTTACTCCAGGGAGTTTTTCTCTGGCATCAGTTTGTTTTAACTTCTGTTCTGGTGATCCGTAAAAATTATAATTTGACTTGATGATCACTTTCCCTTTCCATGTGTCATTCGGGCCGAGCAAGTTGCTGCTAACATGAGATTTACAGATATTATTTAATTTCCCGTTGAGGGCTATAGGATATTTTCGAGCAAATTCAAGATACATATCTGGTACTATCGACAAATCAACATGAACTATAATGATATCCGCAGGCACGAACTCATTACAACCAATAAGATACTCAACCTCATGGCCATCATCCCTCCAGTATTTTGCTAAATGATGAATAACAAATTTGGCCGGTCTCTCTTGTTTCTCGTGAAACAAAATTACGATACGCTTTTTGCTCATTACTTGTCCTTCGTTCGTTTGAATATAGGTAAAGATGAATCCTTGGTTCTGATCTGACCTTCTGAGTTATGATTAATTAATGAAAAATGTGGTTAAGTGATCGCCTTTTTTCGAGTATCGATTAACAAATAGTGTTGGCCGGTACTGGGCTTTACTCAACAAATATAAGCCTATCTCACGGATGGTGTAAAAACAAGATCCTTCTCTTCACTCTCAGCGTTCGTGTGAGAACCATAAATCAGATTTGCCCTTTGGTTGCTAGAGCTGTCAGAATTTGTCAGCGTCTCTTGTTTGATAGGTAGGCGGGCGCATCATTCATTCCCGGCCCTTGTATTTGCAGTTCAAATTCACCTTCTTCACAATTGCGCAGTGCCGCAACGAGCAGTTCATCCCTTTGCCTGGCTTGACAAGGCCATCATCGATTCGATATGGCTGTCCCCACCGTTTTGGCTATCGAAATAACAGGCCAGAGTCACACAGGGAAGCGCAGCAGCACAAAAACGAGGAATTTTTCCATGGCGGCATGGGGATGCAGCTGCTCAAGAAGTTCGAGCCCGTATAACAGGAGGAGGGTGAGTTCCAAACTATTCAAAAGCCCGCTGTTGAAAGAATGGGGGCTAAAACGCTACCGTAACGACATCTAAACACCGCGGTCCAATACCTCGACGGCAAAATTGAATCTCCCGCGATACCAGTAATTCTGTCGCCTGCAAAGAAATCGCAACTAGAATCGAGGGCAGACCACGATAAAAGCACTGATATATAGTAAAGGTGTAAAGCGGGTATGCCGATAATGCCAAAGCTGCAGGATTGTCTATATAATCGACATCGTATGATTTTTGCTGTGTGGTTCAGATTTCGGCTCCGATCTCTGGTAGCCACAAGTTGAGAGGGTGCAATCTCAAGATATTGAGGTTTCACCCTTGTTTTGTTGTCTCGGCTTGGAAATCGTGGTGTGTCCCGGGTTTCCGTATTCGATATATCTCAGCTGAGCATTGGTGTATAGGCTTTCAACTCTCTTAGGTTGCGCAGGAAATGATGCTGGCAGAGAGCTTCTAATGCCCGGCTACTGATATGGGGCTCGTTTTTGGTCATCATTTTTGCCGCTTAGGCAATCAAATGCTTTACCAGGAGAGGAATATCCTCTCTTCTATCACGCAAAGGAGGGACTTGGATCAGATGAGTGCTCAGGCGATAATACAGATCCATTGTCGCCGTGATATGATCGTGATCAATTCGGGTCAGACCAGAATGGCGCTAGTTTAAGCGTGTTTTATAGGTGAAAAGCAACTGAATATATTGGCAAAAATTGGTATAATTTGCTATGCGAAACCAACACCAAATCATGCCAATGTTGCCCGGTTTTCACCTTCCCAAACGAGGTAGAAAACCTCATAGCCAACAACAAAAATTTGCTCGAAAAATCACTTCCCTCAGACAGAACTCTTTTAAACAGATAGGAGAGATTTTTGGGCAATTCATTCCCACGAAATTGCTCAAACAGGATCCTTCGGGAAAGATGAGCAGACGACGTTTGTTTACCAAGGAAAACACTTTTTGGTCCTTCTTAGGCCAAGTCCTTGATGCAGACGGTGGATGTAGAGAAGCTGTAAAAAAGTTGCAATCATATGCATCTAACCACGGCCTTCGGCTTCCATCATCATCTACCGCTTCATATTGCTGTGCACGTAAGAAATTAGATGAAAATCTGCTTGTTGAGGTGTTTCAACATACTGCTAAATGGTCCGGAGCACGACGTGCATCTCATTCATTAAATGATCGCCAGGTAATTGTTGTTGATGGGACAGGTGTTACAATGGCGGATACAGCAGAAAATCAAGAGCTTTGGCCACAGTCATCGAACCAGAAACCAGGATGCGGCTTCCCCTCAGCACGAATATGCGCATACTTTTCATTGCAAACCGGAACAATGCTCAGCTATGCCATCGGTAATAAAAAGAGTAACGAACTTCCATTGTTCCGTAAGCAGTGGTCCACCTTTGAGGCTGGTGATATCTTTCTTGGTGATAAAGGTTTTTGTAGTTACTTCGATTTAGCCGAGCTGAAAAAACGCTGTGTTGATAGTGTGATAACACTTGCTCGTAGAAAACCAGTCGGTAGGAAAAACTGCATTAAAGAATTCGCTCCTGATGATCTACTGATTGAATGGAAAAAACCAGTATACAGGGAAATGGTGTCGTATTCGCGGAAAACCTGGGAGGACCTTCCCGACAAACTCGTTATGAGACAAATCAAAGTAAAGGTGACTCAATCAGGGTTTAGAACAAAAGAATTTCATATTGTTACCACGCTAATCGATCAAGATCAGTACCTGAAAGACGAAATTGCAGCGTTATACCTTAAGCGTTGGGATGTCGAACTTTTCTTTCGTGATATCAAGACAACGATGGGATTTGATATCCTCCGGTGCCAATCGCCTGAAATGATAAAGAAAGAAATTTTAATGTACTTCATAGCGTACAACTGCATCCGGCGCATAATGTTACAAGCGACACAGCTGGTAGACATTGATATCCGGTCTATCAGTTTCAAAGGAAGTCTACAGGCTATTAGAAGTTGGGAACCACGGTTGGGGTCCTCTAGGTTGAGCACAAATGAAAGACAAAACATGCTCTCAGATTTATCCTTTGTCGTGGCTCGTTGCAAAGTTTTCGACAGGCCTGGACGAAGCGATCCGCGGTGTCTTAAGCGAAGACCAAAACCTTATCAGTTACTCAACAAACCTAGAAGTGAAATGGTCGAAATACAGCATCGGAGCAGATATGAAAAAAAGGCTTAAACTAGCGCCATTCGGGTCAGACCACGGATACTGGTATAATCTGATAATTCTTCATCACTGTTAAATGCACTGGTCTGTTTCCAGAGCCCGTTTTCTTGCACGCCGACTATCGGATCAGTGACAGAACTGCCGTCAGTGCTTTTTATACGAATTACCAGCGCTATGCCCTCTTTGTAAGGGAACTGGTCGACGACAAAAAACTGATCTTCAGGCGAAGTGTAATGTGCCTTTTTCCTTGTAATCGTTGGCGACTTTACAGGGGAACTGTCTGTGTTTTCCCGAAGCTATCTGGCAGATCGTTCAACTCGACCTTGACCTTTAGCACAAATTTTTCATAAGCATTTTGTTGAAATTGAGATAATGGTTAGCTTTTCAAATTATTGAAGCTAACTAAAATTTCCATTCACTTCGACAAAATGCTCAGCAGAGGTCAGGCCATGCGCTACCATCTTCTCCAGTATTTTCGTTGAAAATAGACTTTACCATGATTTACAGCCAAAGCCTTCGAGCCTGACACTGCCTGAACAGACGAAAAAAATCGGGTTAGCCTTGGGGAGTTGCAGGGTGAACCAGAAAAAGCCATTTGTCGAAAAAAGGGAGCCGATTTGACATATGGTATTTGGCATGTCAAATTGATCGCTAAAGAAAACCGGATTATTGGTAAGCGGCTTGTAACGATCTAATATGTTTTGAATAAAACCGCCAATGATGTACATTGTGCTTTGTTTTCAAATAGTTGTCGTTCACATGTGCCTTATATGTTTCCTATTAATCAATGACCGAGCCAGAGCTGCAAAATTTCCTGAATCGTTGTCTGCTTCTTGACATCGAAATAAACGAGAAGGGGAAGATCTATGCTCTTGGTGCAGTTTTTCGGGATGAGACCATTCAGGTTGAAGCTGGCCAGAAGATTGATAGTAATATTCTGGCTGGGTTAGACGGGCTCAGTAAAAGCGCCGACTTTGTCCTCGGTCATAACATTATCGCCCATGACATCCCCCAGCTGGCTGCCCTGTATCCGCAGTTAGCCCTCCTGAAAAAACAGCTGGTCGATACCCTCTATATCTCCCCGCTTGCCTACCCGGAAAACCCGTATCACAGGCTGGTTAAAGATTACCAGATTGTGCGCGACAGCGTGAATGATCCTGTGGCGGATGCCCGTTTGGCCGCACGAATTTTCAGTGAACAGTGGCAGGTTCTCTGCGAGCAGATCAAGTCGGGTGCAGAGCGAACTGTTTTTTACAGGAACTTCCTTGAGCGTGATTCTAACCTCGTCGGCACGGCCAGGGCTTTGGCGGCGATGTCGATTCCCCGATTGGATGACTCTGATCTGCCAGACGCCTTTGCCTGGTTTGCAAAAAAATATGCGTGCTCTACCGCAGTAGAGCGGTTGCTGGAACAATTGCACGATGCCGATTTTTATGCCCCGCAACTTGCCTATGTTGTGGCCTGGCTTTCGGTGGCCGGTGGAAACTCTGTGCTGCCGCCCTGGGTTCGCCATCGGTTTCCTGAAATTTCCGCCATCCTTCATTCTCTGCGCGAGAGTTGCTGTGAGGACCCGGCCTGCAGCTATTGCCGGATGCATCACAACCCTGGCCATTTCTTACAAACCTATTTCGGCTTTAAAGAGTTTCGGCCCACGCCTGCAACGAAAGACGGTAAAAGCCTGCAGGGTGAAATTGTTTCTGCCGCCGCCAGGAGCGCGACCCTGTTCGCTACACTTCCCACCGGTGGGGGAAAGTCGCTCTGTTATCTGCTGCCCGCGCTTATGCGTTATACGCGGCGCAATTTACTCACCATCGTGATATCGCCACTGCAGGCGTTGATGAAAGATCAGGTGGACAATTTTTCTGAAAGTACCGGCACCAAACTGGCCGCAGCACTCTATGGTATGCTTACCATGCCGGAGCGCAGCGAAGTGCTGGATTCTATCCGGCTCGGTGATATCGGCATTCTCTACGTTTCTCCAGAGCAATTACGTAACCGCTCCTTTGTTCAGACCATAAAGCAGCGCGAGATAGGTGCCTGGGTGTTTGACGAGGCGCACTGTATGTCTAAGTGGGGGCATGATTTCAGGCCCGATTATTTCTATGCTGTCCGTTTTATACGTGAGTTGGCCGGCAAGACCAACTCCCAGGTTCCACCGGTGCAGTGCTTTACTGCCACCGCCAAAAAAGATGTTCGGCAGGAGATCATAGACACGGTTCAGAGTGAGCTTGGGCTGCAGGTTTTGCAATATGAAGGGGGGCACGAACGGACCAACCTGAACTACGAAGTCTATAGCGTCGACAGCTATGGTAAGGGTCAGGTTATTATCGACTTGCTGCGCTCGCGCTACGACGACGAGGGGAGTGTGGTCATCTACTGTGCAACCCGAAAAAACACAGAGACACTGGCCGCCGATCTGCAAAAGGTTGGGTATACCGTTGAGGCTTTTCATGCGGGGCTGGATGTGTCGCTCAAAAAGCGTATCCAGGAGCAGTTTATCACGGGTGAACTGCCTGTGATTTGCGCAACCAACGCCTTTGGCATGGGGATCGATAAGGACGATGTGAGGCTCGTCATCCATGCCGATATCCCCGGCTCGCTTGAGAATTATCTGCAGGAGGCAGGGCGGGCAGGGCGTGACAGAAAGGCCGCTGAGTGCATTCTCGTTTTTGATGAGCAGGACATCGAGGGGCAATTCAGGCTCGGCTCCATGTCACGACTCACCAGGCGCGAAATAGCCCAGATGCTGAGAGGGATACGGGCGGCTTCCAGGGGGGAGCAGCAGGTAATACTCACAGCAGGAGAATTGCTTCGCCGGGATGATGTGGATATCGACCCGGATAAACTGAACGATGCCGATTCCCGGGTTCGCACGGCAATAGCCTGGTTGGAGCGGGCTGGGTTTATAAAGCGAGATGAAAATGAAACCCGGGTGTTCCAGGGGAAGCCCCTGGTGAAAGATCTCGAAGAGGCAGCAGGCAAGATCGCGGGGCTCAATCTCTCAAAACGGCAGGAGCAACGCTGGCTCGATGTGTTGAGTGCTTTGATGGAATCCGGGAGTAATCGTGGTTTTTCCGCCGATGAACTGGCGGGTATGTCTTCGTTTGCCACGGCGGAAAACGATAACGTTTATGAAACCGAGACCCAGCGGGTATTAAGAACTCTGCACGACATGGCCGAGCAGGGAGTGCTTTCTAAAGAGACGACCCTCTCTGCCTATCTCAGGTATAAGGTGAAAAATGGTGCGCCACTGCATTTGCAGCGGTTATGTGAGCTGGAGCGACAATTTATCCGGCTTATGGAGGAAAACGCACCGGAAGTGGAGACGGAAACATTTCTGCAACTTGATCTGCGCCAGATAAACCAGCAGCTTATAGATTGCGGCAATGAAGATACAACCCCCCATGTATTGAAACTTATTCTGTACGGCCTCAGCCGCGACGGTAAGGGCCTGGCGGGACAGGCGGGCAGCATCACCACCAAATCCCAGGCAAGTAATTGCTTCAGTATCTATCTCCACCGCGACTGGGATTCGTTGAAAAAGACCGTGGAAATACGCCAGCAGGCGTCGCAGGTGGCGCTCAGGAGTATAATGGAGGGGATAAAAGACGGGGAAAAGCCAAATGGCAGTCTGCTGGTGGAGTTTACACTGGAGCAGATAGTGGAGGCTTTTAAGAGGGATCTGTTGCTCTTTCCATTACTCAAAGATCCGTTGGCGGCAGCTGAGCGAACCCTGACCTTTATGCACGAACAGGGCGTGATTGACCTTCAGCATGGTCTGGC of the Desulfosediminicola ganghwensis genome contains:
- a CDS encoding IS4 family transposase — encoded protein: MPMLPGFHLPKRGRKPHSQQQKFARKITSLRQNSFKQIGEIFGQFIPTKLLKQDPSGKMSRRRLFTKENTFWSFLGQVLDADGGCREAVKKLQSYASNHGLRLPSSSTASYCCARKKLDENLLVEVFQHTAKWSGARRASHSLNDRQVIVVDGTGVTMADTAENQELWPQSSNQKPGCGFPSARICAYFSLQTGTMLSYAIGNKKSNELPLFRKQWSTFEAGDIFLGDKGFCSYFDLAELKKRCVDSVITLARRKPVGRKNCIKEFAPDDLLIEWKKPVYREMVSYSRKTWEDLPDKLVMRQIKVKVTQSGFRTKEFHIVTTLIDQDQYLKDEIAALYLKRWDVELFFRDIKTTMGFDILRCQSPEMIKKEILMYFIAYNCIRRIMLQATQLVDIDIRSISFKGSLQAIRSWEPRLGSSRLSTNERQNMLSDLSFVVARCKVFDRPGRSDPRCLKRRPKPYQLLNKPRSEMVEIQHRSRYEKKA
- a CDS encoding L-tyrosine/L-tryptophan isonitrile synthase family protein yields the protein MNSASQISTVLDKEKGSDVYGSVFLQVEGYVSDMKKSVKGIECIDSACCVNGFMGEEIFSLLTSRKFSYMTRRHSDLYKDKTIPLITQYTDQEEPIKFYYDFGPGYHASIDPQNHELSFEVGLSEIFAIRQMLMFCEKIKHVYKAGAKFFIIIDNLCAYITNDIPLQLTNNYVMQLRALIDEVKANDSISVLVESELFSLGEYLSLYQKQKNRLVSKQLSQLEVDNVTRFLGRECCINEATKRVARYKRAGTVTELLLSKLVDGVRLTQRATSETLAFRSFPGGDQRIQVGRMALTMNHKRRIVPLLVTSRNYNNYRLSELVLDGIPSQTVITVLYAAPL
- a CDS encoding cupin domain-containing protein, producing MGDLFIGDNVLWYEDVSSFSSAFCQCFIKETLNRKRPLIYVAFDRSPKNVVSFLGSQAESQNLTILDCFTNGKGDRSEIFNKFYEKNGALWPYKVIKVNDPTSPDQVGEAIYGLHSTLSGEVHFILDSLTGMQSLWGGEDHVIAFYAKTCPRLYELDTIAYWLIEKGAHSNRLKANINKIAQVAIDLSVRRGKSTLKILKAEKRNSKFLNEHHQYLCEGSNIVFESQRQLKPRFDLGAKIKSTRLMRGISQKALAGLTGVTPSTISQVEKNLIYPSLPALFRIAQSLSVEVATLFKESGAHQDVFLYPADSRSITSLAKIVKDNAEAELLLPPDIDTPTEATIIRIRPGKKLGGHFFAHKGKELGYLISGQLEMTVESQSYKVNPGDTIYLQKDIPGSWSNPSEQPAELLWLKFKE
- a CDS encoding RecQ family ATP-dependent DNA helicase, coding for MTEPELQNFLNRCLLLDIEINEKGKIYALGAVFRDETIQVEAGQKIDSNILAGLDGLSKSADFVLGHNIIAHDIPQLAALYPQLALLKKQLVDTLYISPLAYPENPYHRLVKDYQIVRDSVNDPVADARLAARIFSEQWQVLCEQIKSGAERTVFYRNFLERDSNLVGTARALAAMSIPRLDDSDLPDAFAWFAKKYACSTAVERLLEQLHDADFYAPQLAYVVAWLSVAGGNSVLPPWVRHRFPEISAILHSLRESCCEDPACSYCRMHHNPGHFLQTYFGFKEFRPTPATKDGKSLQGEIVSAAARSATLFATLPTGGGKSLCYLLPALMRYTRRNLLTIVISPLQALMKDQVDNFSESTGTKLAAALYGMLTMPERSEVLDSIRLGDIGILYVSPEQLRNRSFVQTIKQREIGAWVFDEAHCMSKWGHDFRPDYFYAVRFIRELAGKTNSQVPPVQCFTATAKKDVRQEIIDTVQSELGLQVLQYEGGHERTNLNYEVYSVDSYGKGQVIIDLLRSRYDDEGSVVIYCATRKNTETLAADLQKVGYTVEAFHAGLDVSLKKRIQEQFITGELPVICATNAFGMGIDKDDVRLVIHADIPGSLENYLQEAGRAGRDRKAAECILVFDEQDIEGQFRLGSMSRLTRREIAQMLRGIRAASRGEQQVILTAGELLRRDDVDIDPDKLNDADSRVRTAIAWLERAGFIKRDENETRVFQGKPLVKDLEEAAGKIAGLNLSKRQEQRWLDVLSALMESGSNRGFSADELAGMSSFATAENDNVYETETQRVLRTLHDMAEQGVLSKETTLSAYLRYKVKNGAPLHLQRLCELERQFIRLMEENAPEVETETFLQLDLRQINQQLIDCGNEDTTPHVLKLILYGLSRDGKGLAGQAGSITTKSQASNCFSIYLHRDWDSLKKTVEIRQQASQVALRSIMEGIKDGEKPNGSLLVEFTLEQIVEAFKRDLLLFPLLKDPLAAAERTLTFMHEQGVIDLQHGLAIFNQAMTLQLQSEGKGRRYTNQDFSPLKTHYTERNFQIHVMNEYARKAMEKVSSAMRLVSSYFNDDKEEFVLRYFPGREKMLDRATSQQSYQRIVDDLKNKAQAAIVSAPAEKNMLVLAGPGAGKTRVVTHRVAYLLRVERVKPQAILVLCFNHSAAVGLRKKLRDLVGNEMAHVTTLTYHGLALRLSGRSLATAGRTGSGEIDFGKIIPEAIALLKGETEALGFESISARDALIGRFSHILVDEYQDIDAGQYELVSLLAGRTLLENEQKMTILAVGDDDQNIYGFRGTNVGFIRRFEEDFTAEKKYLIENYRSTANIISAANSLITHSSDRMKGEHPIKVNSARRMLPVGGNYQINDHIARGKVQIFEVANAETQARAAVEEIRRLQSLEGHFDLNNCAVLGRNWKDLALIRSTFEAEGIAVNFNWGRSGNNGFPGLSRIRENAVFLEQLRLRRTESLRATDLFVMLPDCSESENNNLWLSNLRSLLTDWQEETANTGQPVSVIEDYLYEALSEQGRSRNLGSGVFLSTVHSVKGMEFDHVFMLGNGWQFKQGNNEDEERRLYYVGMSRARQTLQLFSLPGGGTSFAGQVQGDSVIKRTIPATDGIKLPGTSYHLLGMRDLDLGFGGRLRSNHPTLNALPALKPGDSLGMEIRNDHVEIVNSEGVSVARLSRKARAEWSKWLNEVRSVTVVALVKRYKSDVKDEEYLKYCLSDVWEVVVCEVQRQESG